The proteins below come from a single Osmerus eperlanus unplaced genomic scaffold, fOsmEpe2.1 SCAFFOLD_424, whole genome shotgun sequence genomic window:
- the LOC134015828 gene encoding mast cell protease 2-like: SEPVTAVLGAENLQRMEKKCQQRIPVRKSYKHQINQKAPFDFDIMLLKLQRNATLNKYVNVIPLPEKGETVPANTKCLMSGWGRRKPDGLAEHFLRDVTLRVQSNDDCRNDWKKYFVRNRMMCTHFDGKGICQGDSGGPLICNRKAHGIASFTDTPCDKKLANVYMKVSYFIPWIEENMRN, translated from the exons CTCCGAACCTGTGACAGCAGTTCTAGGAGCTGAAAACCTACAAAGGATGGAGAAGAAATGTCAACAGAGGATTCCAGTCAGAAAAAGTTACAAGCATCAAATCAATCAGAAAGCCCCATTTGATTTTGATATCATGCTTTTGAAG CTCCAGCGCAATGCCACTCTGAACAAGTACGTGAACGTCATTCCGCTGCCTGAGAAAGGGGAAACCGTGCCAGCAAACACCAAGTGCCTGATGTccggatgggggaggagaaaaCCTGACGGTCTGGCTGAACACTTCCTACGCGATGTGACGCTCAGAGTCCAGAGCAACGATGATTGCCGAAATGATTGGAAGAAATACTTTGTTAGAAACAGAATGATGTGCACACATTTTGATGGCAAGGGAATCTGTCAG GGAGACTCCGGAGGACCTCTCATTTGTAACAGAAAAGCCCATGGGATAGCTTCCTTCACTGACACGCCATGCGACAAAAAGCTTGCAAATGTGTACATGAAAGTGTCATACTTTATTCCCTGGATAGAAGAAAACATGCGCAACTGA